The Oncorhynchus mykiss isolate Arlee chromosome 27, USDA_OmykA_1.1, whole genome shotgun sequence sequence acaacaattggatactacgaaattggggagaaaaaggggtaaaattcaaaaaatatatatatatatatatatatatatatagcctactcaataaatttgatgcagtctatcacagtgccatccgtttggtCATCAAAGCCCcgcatactacccaccactgcgacctgtatgctctttggctggccctcgcatcatactcatcgccaaacccactggctccaggtcatctacaagaccctgctaggtaaagtcccccctcatctcagctcactgtcaccatagcagcacccacctgtagcacacgctccagcaggtatatctcactggtcacccccaaaaccaattcttccttggcccacctctccttccagttctctgctgccaatgactggaacgaacttcaAAAATCTCAAAGTGGAAaaacttatctccctcactagttaagcaccagctgtcagagcagctcacagattactgcacctgtacatagcccatctgtaatttaacccaaacaactacctcatcccctactgtatttattttgcaccccattatttctctctactttgcacattcttccactgcaaatctaccattccagtgttttacttgctatattgtatttacttcgccaccatagccttttttgcctttacctcccttatctcacctcatttgctcacattgtatatggatttatttttctgtattattgactgtttgttttactccatgtgtaactgtgttgttgtatgtgtcaaactgctttgctttatcttggccaggtcgcaactgtaaatgagaacttgttctcaacttgcctacctggtaaaaggtgaaataaaattgaaTGCAAAAATATATCACTCAGTGTTTTGTGATTATACATAACAGTATGTCCAATGGTTTGATTCATACACTTATGTAAGAAATAGGTTTCGATTTAAATAGAGTATTTTCATTAATGAATTAGTATATTTTTTCAGCTTTAACTGTTATAACAATGTCATACGAGATCTTCCGTTGTTGCCTCCGCTGAACCTATTCGAGACCGGAGTCATTAGTCGCAATTATTTCTGTATGTCCTTACAAAACTAATAGCCTGTTTGTTGTAGAGTTAAAATGGTGTGCAACGAAACCCTACAACTTTTTGAAAGCAATTGCTTCATCCACTTTTCTAGGAGTTACCGTTACCAACTTTTCTATCCACGAACAAATGTACCTTGTCAAATGGCCATTGGCCATACCCTTAATACTGCACAGTAGCTCACCTGTGCAGCTTCCCGAAAATTGAGTCGCTTACCTGCGCACTTCGCAGTCCATTGATTAAGTCATTGCACGATACCCAAGTCATATACACTaaacaaaattataaacgcaacatgtaaagtgttgtacccatgtttcatgagctgaaataaaatatcccagaaatgtttcacatgcacaaaatgcttatttctctaaatgtttgagcacaaatgtgtttacatcctgtTAGTGAATATTTCCTATTTAACAAGATAATTGATCCCCcaaacatatcaagaagctgattacaacagcatgatcattacacaggcgcaccttgtgctggggacattaaaagaccactccaaaatgtgcagctgtcacaacacaatgccacagatgtctcaagttgagggtgcgtgcaatttgcatgctgactcagtaaaatctttgaaatggttgcatttatatttttgttcagtgtaacttTTTTCATAAATTAGACTAAGGAATGTTTTGTGTGAAGTTGTGACAAATGATAATTCGGCCTCGCATGCAAAAATGTAGATTTGTCACCACACTCAGAACAGGCGTGAAAAGGATACAGACAGTGTTAATTTACTGACATGCCAAGTCAAAGATTAAATTGCACTCTCCTTAGACACACCCACATCTTATCCCAggtaaaaatgttaaaaaatccCATCCTGGAACGGACTTAAAAAGGTTAACATCACAGGGTAGTTCAATGTAGTCAGTAAAAAGATCAGCACACTTTGGGCCTGCGTATGAATGGATAATTAACATTTATTGTGAAACGCTAATTTGTGATATATGTACTTCTGTCTGGTTGAATTTTGGTGCATTCGGAGTGTTTGTGCCGATGTGTCTGGATATCACTGAGATGTGGCCATGATGCTGGATACACCTGTGgaagagggacagaaacaaagGAAAACACAGGAGAGTAAaagggggagaggaagacagaggagagcagGAGAAATCAAAAGGAAAGAATGTCAACCAAATTGTATTTCCATTAAGTCTTAGGTTACATAAAGCTACACTGACAAGGGGGAGAGGGTGGAAGGAAGTTGAACTTTGAAAATGTATGCTAAAagtgactacagacagacaacaaaGCGACGTCACTGGACACCAGCAAACAAGACAAGGAAACACTCACTCTCAAAGTCAATCTTTTCAACAATGTTCTTGGGCTTGACACTCTCctcctggttaaagatgaagatCTGCCCTTCCTCGTTCTCCGTCCACCCGTACTTGCTCATCCACACCTTaacctgtgtgtctgtatggggaTCAGGAAGTCAACTGAGCAGGGGGAAGTGTGATACGACTTAGATAATTAACACCGTAGTCACAAAGAAAGGAAATCAATAGGACAGCACTCTCCAAAAGATATACATTTGAAATGAATGGCCTTACCAAGGGGGTCACCCAGCATCTCAGCCAGAAGTCGATGCTCAATGTTCTGGTATGTGATTCCAACCACATGGCAGATGACTGTGGAGAGAGCAGCAGTTAAACAAGCCATCACGTTAATTGCAATATTATGCAGTCGGCAACTAAACTTGATTTCCAAATATTCTACTCACACTTGCGCACGGAGTCCTCAAAGCCTGTGATGCCGTCAATGAATtccctgttctcctccagactgGACTGCGTGACAGACAAAGGAATGAGTACCATACAATCAGAACTGGAGGTCACATTTCATATAGATGTAATGAAGTCAGGATAGGGGTTGTTTATTAGCACAGCTTTCCATTTCAAGTCACAATGTACAGTCATGCTTGAACCTCAACGTTCTGATTGGAACTGctccatggggcggcagggtagcctagtggttagagcgttggactagtaaccgaaaggttgcacgtTCGAATCCCCaacctgacaaggtacaaatctgtcgttctgcccctgaacaggcagttaacccactgttcctaggccgtcattgaaaatatgaatttgttcttaactgacttgcctagttaaaggtaaaagGATATGATCCCAAAAATGATCTAACAATGACTGGAAAGTTGAGTGAAATGAGCAGGGCAAAAGGCTGGTGAAACAAAAAGACAGAGACAAACTGTGTATACCCAGAAGGATTGGAAATGGCAGGTCTCCAGGAGGTTCCCCAGGTACAGGATCTGCCTAATGGGGCGCTCCTCCTGCTGCTTCACGCTAGTCAAGGAAAGCGCAAACTGGCCACATAAGACTAATGTCCACACCATTACTCCAACACAAACCCCAGAAATCAACAATCAACCAAAACAAATtataggcttgggcggtatacaaATTGCCATACTTTCATATTGACCTTGTGCAATACCAGGCATTCTCTAATACCAGCACTGAACACAAGGGGTGCTATTTTCAAACCCCAATGAGCCTTTGTAATCAGGAGGATAGCAATGATAACAAGTACATGTAATATCCCATAGATAACACTAATGAGTGCTTTGCAAACATTTTATacttaaaaaaatacattacacatatatttcacctttatttaaccaggtaggccagttgaaaacaagttctcatttacaactgctttatcttggtcagtgcgacaaaaaacagagttacacaaacaaacatacagtcgataacacaatagaaaagaaaATTAGaaatatctatgtacagtgtgtgcaaatgtaaaagagtagggaggtaggcaataaataggccagagGCGAAATAATCACAATTTatcattaatactggagtgatagatgtactGGGGAGCAAaggagcaagagggtaagtaataatatggggatgagttaGTCAGGTGTGccatttacagattggctgtgtacaggtacagtgatcggtataCTGCTCTGACagatgatgcttaaagttagagggagataagactccagcttcagagatttttgcaattcgtcccagtcaatggcagcagagaactggaaggaaaggcggccaaaggatgtgttggctttggggttgaccagtgcaatatacctgagttgagataaggcgggactttacctagcaaagacttatagatgacctggagccagtgggtttggcgacagatatgtagtgagggccagcagtggtgggtagtatatggggctatggtgacaaaacagatggcactgtgatagactgcattcaatttgctgagtagagtgttggaggctattttgtaaaaagtcaaggatcggcaggatagtcagttttacgagggtatgtttggcagcatgagtgaaggaggcttcgttgcaaaataggaagctgattctagatttaattttggattggagatgcttaatgggtgtcaggaaggagagtttacagtctaactagactaggttgaagagcatgcacttagttttactagcatttaaaagcagttggaggccaaagaaggagtgttgtatggcgctgaagcttgtttggaggtttgttagcagtgtccaaagaagggccagatgtatacagaatggtgtcgtttgcatagaggaggagcagagaatcaccagcagcaagagcgacatcattgatttatacagagaaaagagtcggcccgagaattgaaccctgtggcacccacatagactgccagaggtctggacaacaggccctccgatttgacacacagaaccctgagaagtagttggtgaaccaggcgaggcagtcatttgagaaaccaagctAGTTAGCTGGATAGCTTCTGAAGGGGGGGGTTCCGGTTCTcaagtataaaaatagcagatccgtaccacattgtgtgaggcgggttgcaggagtgcatgttcagtccgtagatggaaattgAGATTATAAATACATACACACGGGACAAGACAATCAAGACAGACATCCCACAGCAATGCCATCTTGGAACAGTCTCTGATCTAAAGTATTTGCAAGACAGACatcccagctcataaagttatacaagcaACAAAAAAAGCAACAGTTTTTTGCAAGCACAAAACAAATATTGacagcaaggctcttgatccaggaggggattatCTGCTGTTACCAAACAAAATCCACTTAGCTAACTAGCTTTTTTCTATTATTGAATTTATTTAacctcatttaactaggcaaatctgttaagaacaaattcttatttacaccggacgacgctgggccaattgtgcgccgcacttttggactcccaatcatggccggctgtgatacagcctggaatcgaaccatggtctgtagtgacacctctagcacagagatgcagtgccttagaccgctgcgcaactCGGAAGCCCAAGTTAATAAACCAAATGCACAACTAGATCACttagcacattttagacagttaacttaatagttaAGATATCTAGCTAGCAAACATgtagttgtgaattccatactgtaactaGATCAGCTGTCGCGTGCTGTACAACAGCAATTGACTCACAAGGCTCCGGTCCCTCATCATTGTGTAATTGTAAAATAAACACCACGACTGGGGACTACCGGTAAGTTTCATAACTAAAActtgacaggtgaaatgaagaacacaatcttctttatctcctaacgtattgcacaagttgaccgcaagtatttacttaaaaagtagctacaaatactaaaataaaacatttaaaaagaaaTAGTTAACAGCAttgaaaaaaaacatacagtaggCATTTCCAAATACTCTGGGAATACAGTATACCTTAACCCattttcctaggccgtcattgtaaatatcaatttgttcttaactgacttgcctagttaaataaaataccgCCTAAGCCTAAATGattgtcaatgtttttaatgacAGGGAGTACAGAAGTGGACAAATTGTACTTGTTGCAGGATTATACTGAGCACCAAAAGGATACGTGTGTCTGGTCAATCATGCACTTGCACAGAGTAAAGTCTGTGTGTGGTAAGTTGGTCAGGGCCTTGAGCAGAATCTGCGACGTCACTGTGACCTGGAAGTAGGCAGGGTTGAACTGGTACCTGCAGGAacaacatcacatcacatcaccatACATCtccatacatatacacatacatatacatacatacatacatatatagagagagagccaTGAGTGGTGTTCTGCTAGCCCAAGAAACATAGTTAGACTGGCTCTGGCAGCAAAAATAGCAAAATACGCCATCTACATGTGAATCAGTTCTCAATTACGATAGTGTTCTAGAAACAAAGCCCTATAccttcatatcacatcaaaataatttcacaaatgctaaaatacacacttactgtacactgCTTCCCTAAGgcgtctacagcctttagacgtagtttcaggccttaattttgaagaatgagcgtaaacgtccacattgcgtaagtggtcagcTGTTGGCTCTGTGTGATTTTTGCACAAAacagagaggtagccatttttcctcccggtcctagtgaaaagccaactgtcccggttgatatattatcgaatagatatttgaaaaacacattgaggattgattataaaaaacctttgccatgtttgtcgatattatggatataatttggaatttgtctgcgttgtcgtgaccgccatttccggtggattcctaggCATAACGTATCAAACTAacagaggtatttggatataaaaaaatatatttatggaacaaaaggaacatttgctgtctaacagagtctcgtgagtgaaaacatccgaagctcaaagTTAaccgattaatttgattgcttttctgatttgtgacaaagttacctgccgctaggtgtacataatgtttttctAGTATATCGATAAACTTAGAAACacttgttttgtttttgctgtaaagcatcatttcaaaatctgagacagggtgattaacaaaaggctaagctgtgttttgctatatttcacttgtgatttcatgaatattaatattttctagtaagattatttgGCCGTTGCACTATGCTATTTagcgtagttgatgacaattatcccggatccAGGATGGGTGGTTCCAAGAGGTTAAGCTACTTTATCACAGTAGCAGCCAATATTATTTTTTAGTTACAAAACATTTCTGCCGAACTTCTTCAGTTACACACAGGTGTTGGGAGCATGCTAGATAGTAGGGATGTGCATCTCTCCTTACAAGCATGATTCAATACACATCTAAATACATGTGCTCCGACACAGGAACGACACTAAGTTTGAAACGATTGTGAGATTTGATTAGTGGAACGGGAAGCGATGCACTAACAAATGTTGCATgacacattcattttccattctaaatGAATACTGAGCTCAGGAATTGGATCTCTGACCTGACTCCTCTGAGAggccctgtgtgtttgtgtgttaatgATGTAGTGTGTGATCTGAGCCATAAGGCAGACCGAGCATCTACCACTGTTCCTGTAAAAATGAACCCAAAATGCACTGACTGTTTCAATATTTGGTACGGTGAACCTGGCAATCGAAAAAGCCCCAATCAGCAGTTAGATGGGTGAGCAGTTGTGTCCACTCCTTTACCCTACACAGCTCCACTGGTAAACCACCATTTTCTACAGCTTATTTGGTAACAACGACCCAGAAAATACATTAGTTGTCAAATTAAGAAAGCTTATGATTTAATATTGCGACAAGCCTTTTTACAAAAATCTGAACATCGAAGGTGACTTGGAGATGTCGTCTATGAAAATTAGCACAGTGTAAAACCAGCTCATTGTCGCGAGCAGCTGCGTCTCTCGCACTGTACACAGTTATCTGCCTTGTAAGATCAAGGTCATACACGCGTAACAGTTTGATAGGTTGAAGGAGAGGACGCATCAAATCAGTCACAACAGATTCGAGGATTTTGGGAATAaggctttttttaaatatattttttttaaatcgggtTTCCTGCCGATGGATGTTCCAGTTGGATCGACTTGGGCCCCCGCAGACTGATGCACTCGCATCTTAAACATTTGAACCGGCGACTTATGATTATCAGTGTACCGTTACGTCACtactagatagctaattagcacaggtggtcaACCTCCGTCTTGTGAAAACACGCAATGTTATATGGAGATATGGTTGTGTGGGAACCCTATCAAGGTGTATCAAtttaacatttttgtttttgaaaaTGATTTCTTGTTGATTTGAAAGATAAGTTCCTTCTGCTTCCAAAACCGTGACGCAAGCGTCGCCTGCTCAATTTCTTATTGAGCGCAGGGGCTCTTTTTAACAAAACTCCCCTGTACAGAAGAAGCCTTTGTCCAATGACTCttgtgtaatggaactgagagtcatgatcaagggctaccTACCACCTAGCAAGAAAATGGAACTACATAAGTTAACTATTTTTTACAAGCCTAACAAACGTGACAGTAGTCACAGTCAAGAGGTAGGGTGACTCACAATTTGAGAATAGCCAAATTGGCCTCTAGGTCGTAGGCATTTTCTTTAACTTGTGTTTCCACGTAGCGTTCCAATGTTGCCAGGTTCTCTGGGTTGTATCTGAAAGAGATCATAAACAATGTAACATTAAGGGCATGTGTAAAATGTTatctttagtccgtcccctcgcacctacccgggctcgaacttgggaccctctgcacacagacaagtcaccctcgaagcatcgctacccatcgctccacaaaagccgcggtccTCAGAGCaaagggaaccactacttcaaggtctcaaagagTTAAACGATATTAGCGCGCACCCCCGCTAACTAGCtcgccatttcacatcggttaaaCATGGATTCAAATAGCCGACACAGCTAGCTAACTACTTAAACTACAACAAGGTGTGCAAAAACTTGCAGAGATCCAATCAATCTGCCTTACAACCAACCAGCTGTCAAAGGATGTTGTTGTGCGGTTAAACGTTTGCTTAAAGTTTACCGTTTTGCTAGCTAACGTGTACAAGTAACATTAGGTAAACCAGAGGTTTGTGACACGTGCACGTCGTTAGATATGTCTAATAAATTAAACAGAACCAACTTTCTGCATAATTTCAAACAATCACATGTTACTTGCATTACGTAGCAGCAGGTAGGTAGCAGACTGAATGGCCTAGCTAAGCTAGTATTTATCAAACAAGTCTCCATACCTATCAATTCCTCGTAAGAGCTTTCCCACGTTAGCTCTCATCTGCTCGAATGATGCCGACATTTGGTCCAAACTCTTATTGCGGTCTTTTTGATTGTAAAATCTAAGACATCCGCACGTGGACCGAAAAGAGAGCGCGCGGAGGGAGAAAAGGACGGAAAGGGCTGTGGTGACGTAAACCGGAAGTTGGATTACTGACGgaccacaggacatgtctctgaaaCATGCATTGGAGACATACTGATCTGTTGAATTAGGCTGTTTCATTTGTGAGCATATAGACGAATGGCCAAATATATGCACTATATTATAATCGACAAACGTTTCGAATGGCGTGAATGTTGGGgcggcagcctagtggttagagtgttggactagtaaccggaaggttgcgagttcaaacccccgagctgacaagatacaaatctgtcgttctgcccctgaacaggccgtcattgaaaataagaatttgttcttaactgacttgcctggtaaaggtaaaataaaatgtaccGAGGAGCGTAAACGTGATGGAACCACATTGGTTCAAATTACTTTGGGTCCTACACAAACAAAATGACAGATGCATGGTCATTTTACTGCCTTCtattgttgtgatgtgttagtgttcaaatactggagagttgagaccaaatcacggacgctggacagagtggatttcagttgtaacgaaagacagttttaatgagtcagagatatcttgtcccgcagttttacgtgcacggacctagttcacatagtTCACCCCAACCCTCCGACacagttcacataactcggcaaggagccaggtgaaaaagaggcctatacaatggttacatacatttttatacatagaataaagtaggtggagtcttgtcgtttcggtcttcttgactggtcggagggttggaggcgggccttgctctagccagagcgggccccattggtgcacagcaaaagttctttgctcttgggaccggccagttagagggagatgagatgtgtgtttatataaggaagagggggtcagtcttctggctgggtgtatgtgttcttacgacggaatgtctttgtttatatgagctatgtgtatgaatatttatataacaaatccccctcttcacgtctattagacgtgaaaactatagc is a genomic window containing:
- the LOC110507590 gene encoding eukaryotic translation initiation factor 3 subunit K; amino-acid sequence: MSASFEQMRANVGKLLRGIDRYNPENLATLERYVETQVKENAYDLEANLAILKLYQFNPAYFQVTVTSQILLKALTNLPHTDFTLCKCMIDQTHQQEERPIRQILYLGNLLETCHFQSFWSSLEENREFIDGITGFEDSVRKFICHVVGITYQNIEHRLLAEMLGDPLDTQVKVWMSKYGWTENEEGQIFIFNQEESVKPKNIVEKIDFESVSSIMATSQ